GTTGCCTCCAAAGCTTCGAGCTCCTGCCGGCGAGCAGCTGTATCCGTATCCACTGCCACGACCTGTTGATCTTTGGCCAAGTCCTCAGCCGCTAGCTTCTGTGCTTCCATCAGTGCACGTTGGCGTTCTTCTGCCTCTTTCATCGCAGCGGCTAGAGAATCCAACCGCCCCTGCATTTCCTCGGCTTGCTGTTGTGCGGCCACGCGCGCCGCCTCTTCCGCAGCCAACTTTTCATTCAATTCTGCCAGCAGTGCTGCACGCTCGGCCTCTTTCTCGCGAATCGCTTGTTCAGCCAGCCTGCGCGCTTCTTCAGCAGCTCGGGCCCCAGCTTCTGCATCGCGAGCCAAGGCTTCCTGTTCCTGGGCCACGCGCTCTGCATCGGCTACTGCAGATTCTTTTTCGGCCAATTCCTTGGCCGCATCTTGAGATTGCCTCAAGGCGTAGCCGGCCAGGCCCATGGCGCAGACCAACAAAATAGCTAATACAATGACAACAGGCTTCATATAAAGCGGCTTATCCTTATCGAGCGGCAGGTCAAATACAGACCGCAATACAGCGTCATTGTGAGTCGATCTTATCACCCCTCCTTTACCACATCCTACATGCACGAATGTTGTCGTGGGCGTAGGCGAAATCGAAGGTGGACCGATTACGACAACGAACACGAACACGACTTCACACCATATGACGTGGAGCAGAGCAATCACCTGCATTTGTAGCGAGCAAACCAGACCCGGACTCCCTGGAATGACATGCCTAAGCTCGACTTCGAGGCGATTTACTGTTCCCAAATTTTGCTGATGAGCTGGAAATTCAAAATCATCCTCTCAGCCGTAGTCCTGGCATCACTGATGGCAGCGCTGTTCCATTCTTTTATTAGAGATGGCGATTCACGAGACAAGCGACTGACCGTGTATGCCGCCGCCAGCCTACAAGCGCCGTTGAAGCAGTTGGCAGACGCCTATGAACATAGCCATGGTGTAGGCGTGCGGATGAACTACGGCTCCTCGGGCGAACTCGAAGCTCGGCTCCGCCTACAAGCAAAATTGGGCAGTGCGCAAGCTGACATATATATTCCAGCCGACGAAAGCTTCTCCAAAAAATCTTTCAGCGACGGACTCACTGAAGAAGCCATATCCATCGCCTCATTTCGCCTCGTGTTGGCAACTTCCTTAGGAGAACACACCCAGATCGATTCGCTGCGAGAATTAGCCACCAAAGCGCCTGGTTACGTAATCTGTAGTCCTCTAGCCGGTGCTGGCCGAGTCACAGAAATCTCCCTGAGACGCATGGGAATCTACGAGGAGATTAAATCGGGAGCTAAGGCGATTATGCCGACAGTGACGGAAGCCGCACAAGCGGTAAAAGGCTCGGAAGAGATTCTATACGGAATTATCTGGTCGAGCACTGCTGCCCAATTTGGCTTAGACATAATAGATACAGCCGAGCTAAATCTTTCGCGAACACAGGTCACTGCCGCACGCGTTTCGGGCTCAGACCAAAAGGGAGATGCCCAGAAGTTTCTTGAATTTCTGGCGGACCCCGAAAACAGCGTAGCAGTCTTTACTCAGTTTCATTTCGATCCGGTCATCTCGGCAGACTCGCACTAAAAACCTAATCGAAGCCCAACACAGAAGAAGCGACAAACAGTAGCATGCCAGGCAAACAGCCAGATTTAA
Above is a genomic segment from Opitutales bacterium containing:
- a CDS encoding substrate-binding domain-containing protein, translating into MSWKFKIILSAVVLASLMAALFHSFIRDGDSRDKRLTVYAAASLQAPLKQLADAYEHSHGVGVRMNYGSSGELEARLRLQAKLGSAQADIYIPADESFSKKSFSDGLTEEAISIASFRLVLATSLGEHTQIDSLRELATKAPGYVICSPLAGAGRVTEISLRRMGIYEEIKSGAKAIMPTVTEAAQAVKGSEEILYGIIWSSTAAQFGLDIIDTAELNLSRTQVTAARVSGSDQKGDAQKFLEFLADPENSVAVFTQFHFDPVISADSH